Proteins from a genomic interval of Symmachiella macrocystis:
- a CDS encoding DegT/DnrJ/EryC1/StrS family aminotransferase — protein sequence MSELALLGGPKTVQIPEPKWPMWNDEDRQAVNGVLESGNWWMYAVGDAELGGAEDKPKRSQVAQFEEEFAALHRVKHAFAVTSGSTALDICMRAIDLKPGDEVITTPYTFIASATCILNAGALPVFVDIDPDTFNIDPNRIEEAITDRTRAILPVYFAGEIADIEAILDIAQRHNLKVIEDSAQAPGVALEGDRYAGSFGEAGIFSFQASKTLNSGEGGIITTNSDEMAEIVWSLRHVGRTKDSLWYEHHRIGWNARMTEFCAALLRTQLKKLPAQNSQRMATVERFFERIAGVEGFVPAKLHPKETHRGHYLVLFHYDAAAWDGLPRERFLEAINAEGVGAIAGYTFPTFDNPLFQKTDFCSPASVYMVGRDAPVDYRTFTEKCPVAIRACETEAVWMMHTPFLGTDAYIDQLADAVIKVRENYRDLL from the coding sequence ATGAGTGAACTAGCCCTATTGGGTGGCCCCAAGACCGTACAGATTCCCGAGCCGAAGTGGCCCATGTGGAATGACGAGGACCGGCAAGCGGTCAACGGGGTGCTGGAGAGCGGGAACTGGTGGATGTACGCTGTCGGCGACGCCGAACTGGGGGGTGCGGAAGACAAACCCAAACGCAGCCAAGTCGCGCAATTCGAGGAAGAATTCGCCGCTTTGCACCGCGTGAAACACGCCTTCGCCGTCACCAGCGGCTCGACGGCGCTCGATATCTGCATGCGAGCCATCGACCTCAAACCGGGCGACGAGGTGATCACCACTCCCTATACGTTCATCGCCAGCGCCACCTGCATTCTCAATGCCGGCGCGCTACCGGTATTTGTTGATATCGATCCCGACACGTTCAACATCGATCCCAATCGAATCGAAGAAGCGATCACCGACCGCACGCGGGCGATCCTGCCGGTTTATTTCGCCGGCGAGATTGCCGACATCGAAGCGATCCTGGATATCGCTCAGCGGCACAATCTGAAAGTCATTGAGGATTCCGCCCAGGCGCCCGGCGTCGCTCTGGAAGGGGATCGCTATGCCGGTTCCTTCGGCGAAGCGGGGATCTTTAGCTTTCAAGCTTCTAAGACACTCAACAGCGGAGAAGGGGGGATCATCACCACCAACTCCGACGAAATGGCGGAGATCGTTTGGAGCCTACGGCACGTCGGCCGGACCAAGGACAGCTTGTGGTACGAACATCACCGCATCGGCTGGAACGCGCGGATGACCGAATTCTGTGCAGCCTTGTTGCGGACGCAACTGAAAAAACTCCCCGCCCAAAACTCCCAGCGGATGGCGACCGTCGAGCGGTTCTTTGAACGCATCGCTGGGGTCGAAGGCTTCGTGCCGGCCAAATTGCATCCCAAAGAAACGCACCGCGGCCACTACCTAGTGCTGTTCCACTACGATGCCGCCGCTTGGGACGGCTTGCCGCGGGAGAGGTTCCTGGAAGCGATCAACGCCGAAGGGGTCGGCGCGATTGCCGGTTACACATTCCCCACCTTCGACAATCCGCTGTTCCAAAAAACCGATTTCTGCTCCCCCGCCTCGGTCTATATGGTCGGCCGCGACGCCCCGGTCGATTACAGAACATTCACCGAAAAATGCCCCGTCGCCATCCGCGCCTGCGAAACCGAAGCGGTCTGGATGATGCACACCCCGTTTTTGGGGACCGACGCCTATATTGATCAACTGGCCGATGCCGTGATTAAAGTGCGGGAGAATTATCGGGATTTGTTGTGA